Genomic DNA from Mastomys coucha isolate ucsf_1 unplaced genomic scaffold, UCSF_Mcou_1 pScaffold16, whole genome shotgun sequence:
TAGAGGTCCCCTCTAACCTTAGGGGGAAAGTCCTGGCCTCCTAGTCACCCCCATGGagcattctttcatttcttcatcaGTTGTTTGGGACACCACCCAACTCCACCCACCTTGTGCCTGGCCCTGCTTTTGATAGTACTTGATATGCTTTCAAGCATCTGAGGAAAGCATGGAATGCAGTTTTGGGGGCGCCAGTGAAGGCTGGGCAGGCATGTTCTGGACTGGAAATGTCCGTACCCTGGACTGGAAAACTTCTGGTTATGGAACCAGACAGAGTGGTTTCATCATTTAGAAGTCTAGACCTTGACACAAGTCTCTCAGCCTCttacttcattttatgtatgtgagtgttttgcctgcttgtatatttgagcaccatatgcatgcagtgcctgtggaggccagaagagactgtcagatcctctggaactggagttacagatatggCTGTGAATCACCCTGtgacttcgaactcagagatctgcctgcctctgactcctgagtgctgggatgtagGCAAATACATCAGGAAGTCTTGTGATTGGGACTAGAATTCCTGGGAAACTTGATTCCAGGGTGGGACTAGGGGGAGGGTGAGTTATGTCAGGCAAATTCAGGATTCTGGGTGGAAGCTCTGCTTTCTTTTGAGTGAGGACTTAGTGAGCAGGAGGCCAGAAGTGACTTTATCCTATCTAGGCTTCGTTGGCCTGGTGAGAGCCAGCTTTCAGTGGGACCCAGAGAAATGTTTATTGCACAACATGCTGACTTACAAACTGTGAAATAACAGTGGTTAAAACAAAGTAAACCAGCCCAAGTTTACAAAGTATTTTGTTGTAGGattctgttttcctctgtttATCCAGCCTCTCactcccttttattttattttgtggcccaggctggcctggaacttgtctgCTTCCACTTCCGGTGCTGGCACTTGCCACTAAACCCAGTTTATTTAGTGGTGGCCGTCAAACCTATGGCTTCCTACAGgcttaggcaagcactctaccagccgAAGGGGTCCTCAGCCCATGAGTGCATTTCTGGAGATCCTCCCGAGTCTGTTCTTTCTGTACCTGACTACTCCTGctcctctttattttaaaatttatgcctGTGTACCTCGTGCATGCAATTCCCACAGAGGCTAAGGGAGGGCTTTaggtcacctggaactggagttacagctggttaTGAGAGGCTAAGTGGGGgagctctgcaagagcagcagccagtgctcttaaccgctgagtcatctctttgcCCGAGCTTCTTTCGAATATGCAGGGAAATGATTTTCCTAAGAGGTTTCTTCATGTCTCAATCTGGTTTTCACATGACtttgcatctttttctttttggtttttcgagacagggtttctctgtatagtcctggctgtcctggaactcactctgtagatcaggctggcctcgaactcagaaatccgtttgcctctgcctcgcaggtgttgggattaaaggcgtgcgccaccaccgaccTGAATGACTTTGCAATCTTATACAATGGAGGCAGTCATAGGTTGCAGACTATATTTTGATAAGCTCAGAAAAACGCAGGACAGCAATTTATATCTACGGATAACAGTTAAGTGGGTGTCAGAACACTCTTAATTCTGCCTCTCAACTTCTGGTTGGTTGTTGGTCTCCGGAGGAAATCTTGTTCAGAGTGGCGTCAAAGCTCCTTCTTAACCTAAGCTACTAATGTCACCGATGTTCTTCCTCGAGATTCTGAAAAGCTTTGGAGAGGAGGATACGGCTAAAGAAGAGATCACTTAGTTCTGGCTGGCGGTTTCAGCAGTTACAAAACCTTTTCAACAGTGAAATAGCATGCTGTTCAATACGCCCCTCCCTCGCTATGACGTTAAGAAACACACCCTATCATGTCATTGTCTGGTTACTTCTTTGGAAAGAGCTATTTTTAGTGCGGGGCAAACACATACTTGATTTAGAGCATGAATTATAACGTACAAATTAAAAGGCAGATTTGAAAATTCCTTTCACattattgtttttatctttatgtttGCCCGGTTGTGTAGAAGGGAACGTGAGGCTAGTCTTTCCACGTGCAGTGCCACTCTGGGCTCAGGCTATCAGCCGAGAAGGCGGGGTCGTGACGTCACATCTGGGCGGGCGTGGACTGTTCTAAGTGCGTGCTGCCCGCGGGGGGGGCGCAGGGGGAAACTTCTTAGAAACCAGGCTGCCGGGCTCTTTCCCTTCCGGTTTCTACGCCCTTTCTCCGCGCGCTGGTTTCGACTTGAGCTGTGTAGTGTGGAGGAGGGACAGGatccctcctcccttctgctcCTGCTGGGCGGATCCACTTTGTGCTTGGTTGTATTTCAGGGGTCCGAAGTGTCAGCGTTAGGCGTGGTGAAGCTTGCTGGCCCCATGGCCCCACTCGGAGCCTCCCCGCGTCTGGTGCTGCTGTTTAGCGGGAAGAGAAAATCCGGGAAGGACTTCGTGACCGAGAGGCTGCAGAGCAGGTGTCCGCGGGGGCAGGGAAGCCGAGGAAGGACGCTTTCGCTAGTGATGGAGGGCTTGCTGGAGGGAGCTCGTTGAGGGCAAGGAGGGACAGGATGACGCAGGGCAGGAGAAGATAGATCCTCACGGTCAGTAAAACAGCAGCCTGTACATGTCTCCCTCAAAGTGGGACTGCCTCTGCAGAACTATGAAGATGTAGCTCTGTTTTCAGGAAACATGAATTACTATAACTATCCAGGCACCCTTAACGTACCGTTCCTGTTTGATGACTGTGGTGTGAGGTAACTGGTGTAGATAAGGAGACTAACACGACTGTAAAGGGTTTTTCAAGTCCACGTCCTGAGTGTGTCTGTTCCAAAGAGAATCTACCCAGAACACCCTGGAATATTCTATGCGAGGCGTTGTGCGTCTATATCATCTCATTTAACCCACTTAGCTTCTTTACCAAATAGTGGTATTAGCAATTCCATGTCACAGGTGCAGGGGCACTTAGGAGCTAAGacctggcgtgtgtgtgtgtgtgtgtgNNNNNNNNNNNNNNNNNNNNNNNNNNNNNNNNNNNNNNNNNNNNNNNNNNNNNNNNNNNNNNNNNNNNNNNNNNNNNNNNNNNNNNNNNNNNNNNNNNNNNNNNNNNNNNNNNNNNNNNNNNNNNNNNNNNNNNNNNNNNNNNNNNNNNNNNNNNNNNNNNNNNNNNNNNNNNNNNNNNNNNNNNNNNNNNNNNNNNNNNNNNNNNNNNNNNNNNNNNNNNNNNNNNNNNNNNNNNNNNNNNNNNNNNNNNNNNNNNNNNNNNNNNNNNNNNNNNNNNNNNNNNNNNNNNNNNNNNNNNNNNNNNNNNNNNNNNNNNNNNNNNNNNNNNNNNNNNNNNNNNNNNNNNNNNNNNNNNNNNNNNNNNNNNNNNNNNNNNNNNNNNNNNNNNNNNNNNNNNNNNNNNNNNNNNNNNNNNNNNNNNNNNNNNNNNNNNNNNNNNNNNNNNNNNNNNNNNNNNNNNNNNNNNNNNNNNNNNNNNNNNNNNNNNNNNNNNNNNNNNNNNNNNNNNNNNNNNNNNNNNNNNNNNNNNNNNNNNNNNNNNNNNNNNNNNNNNNNNNNNNNNNNNNNNNNNNNNNNNNNNNNNNNNNNNNNNNNNNNNNNNNNNNNNNNNNNNNNNNNNNNNNNNNNNNNNNNNNNNNNNNNNNNNNNNNNNNNNNNNNNNNNNNNNNNNNNNNNNNNNNNNNNNNACAAGGCCAGTGTGGTGAGGGAACCAAGTATTAGGTTCCACAGTTGTTCCAAGAGGTTCAGAGGAGCCCTGGGCAGAGGTTATTACCCTAAACCTTTATCACTAAATAGTCACCATCAATGTCTAATGTGTTAGCTCCACACACAGGCAGAAGAACATCCAGAAACCTAGACGCTGTAGTTAGGCTTCTGGGAGTTCACAACCTGGCTCAGAGCTTAGTGCATGGTCTGCTGCAGACTTCTTACCGGCTCTAGTCCAGTTCTGCCTATTGTTAAATGGGCATTATATGGGATGGTTAGAAGAATTAAAGGAGCCGACACTGGAATTAGAGTGATTCTTGGCCAGGAATACAGTGTTGGCTATTTTAATTTACTGTTTTCATTACCCACAATGCTACTTTTAGTTAACTTTCTTCATTCgtcctcattttcttcatctggaACAAGAAACAGGCTAGTGAAGTGGCTCACTTATGGTCAGGCCCGATTCAGAACTCATGCAATGGAAGTAGGGAACTGATgtttgaaagttgtcctctgatcccccACACCCTcacagaaatgattttaaaagaggGGGGAGCACCTACTTCACCATGAGGGAGTTAAGTGCACTCGTGAGCATCTCGGGGCCAGGGAGAAACTGTGACTCTTCCATTGGTATTACTTGGATCCAAGTGGAGCACACAGGAAACAGTTGTAAGCACACCACATAACTCAGAGGGCAAATTATTAATGTTGTGGTGACCAGATCAATGTATACCAAGGTTTCAGTGGCTCTGAGAGAACTCATTTGGAGTCCCAGCAGAAACCTGATCCAATCGGAATATCAGCACTGGAGTTTCCCATGGCACTTATTTAATACCTTCTGCCTGTTAGTTCAGGGCCCCTTTGTATTCCTTTGACTTTTGCAATAATCCTATGTGACGTAGGGCAGATggtgttattttataaatgagcAAAGAGGATCAGGGAAGGGGAGGCCAGTAGTAGAAATTCCTATGGTAGAAATGAGCCACAGAGGCACTGGACTCCTCTTCTGGACACTGGAGACTGTTGGCAGTACAGGGTTAACTGGGTTCTGATTCCTTGTCCCCTAGACTTGGAGGTAACACCTGTGCTGTCCTGCGGCTCTCTGGTCCACTCAAGGAGCAGTATGCTCGGGTAGGTGGTGGCTTGTGGCTTCTGGGGGCGCTGGGAGGAGCCTGCTCTTGGAGCAATGGCTACTGCTTGAGTCACTGGCTCAAGAGTCTAGATATGAGGCCCTATCTCAAGGAcagacaaacaaagaagaaaaggaaggggtcCCGGAAGGGCTGTAGGTGCTTGAGTTGGCAGCTCTGATGCCTTGTAACGAATAAGGATCTGTACTTCAATCTCCTTTCTCAAACTATGTCACACTGCCATACTCTGCCACCCAGTTGGCTTGATGCAACCCTGGAATTCTCAGGGCCTGGGAGGATTGGTGTAATGCTTgtcatgacctgagttctatcctgaatacctacataaaaagccaggcatggcgctgcacacctgtagtcccagcactaggggaggcagagacaagcagatctctgtagcTTCCTTGCCAGCCAGCTTGGCCTAATTGGTGAGGTCCAGGTCCCAGTgggagaccttatctcaaaagcaaaataaaaacctcaAGGTGGATGGAGCAGCATCTGAGACTGCCGAcctgcaaacacatgcacacacgcaggtACACACCTTTTCTCCCAAAGAAATTTCCCCCACATGAACTGCCAAAACACATGGTTAGGTAGGTGGAAAGTGAACATCCAAGAACATGATGTTAGCATCCTCTTAGCTTCTGGTAAGAGCCTTATGGTGGAAGGACAGTGGACAAAAGAAATATCACACGGTAAGAGGACTGAGGGGAGAGGCCTGGATCCTTATATAATGACCTACTTCCAGCAGTGACCAATCCAGTCCCACAGAAGTGGGAACTCATTAGTCCTCCCTGAGAGCCACAATCCCTCAGAGACTCCATGTCCCAATACCACAATATTGGGGACAAGGCCAAACAGGAGatttggagggagggggacaaaCCATAATAATGACTGAGAATTAGAATCATAcctggtggtgcatgcatttcatctcagtatttggaaggcagaggcaggtagatctctctgaatttgaggcctgcctggtctacaaagagagtccAGGCCAGCTAGGTTATGGTGTGAGACCCTGTGTCCTATATCCAGCTCTTCTTTAGGTACATATATGAGGTGCtttgccgcggaccgggatttctcacagggtcccttgttccacgggacgaggggttctggccaggtgtgcacgggattcggcttttgacaaacagactaggcacgagtggtgtaaggtctgagtgtatttctttaaaaatgacatgaggcttttaaaatcattgtaaaagagaagtgaaaaatctggcagctcaacagttgaggtacatctgaggctatctgaaacatactgggtctaaagcagcagctatctcctctgaactggtgctgcatcccccgggcccagagcacttgggcccgggggactgcgagagatacatgaatctgagttctagcccatctaagttctagtgctagtcctgcatgtgagtccaagtccttcttctcccagtcctagtgctagactgaagtcacgtaggcaagccaccccccacaccaaggtcagcagggtttggtagctaggtgtgaagcaggaggaagaggggtagagccctccctgttgaggtattcttgtTGAGgaatgctaattctctggttcttgctggaggcaggcagaggggaatcctgacCTAACACACtgttagctaatgtcctagagtgagagaaacctttcaattactctctagtacttaaaacattaaactaggatagttggaaacattatgtcagccaggagacaatgcccaatcttaaccatttacaaatcatttcttggggtacctttatgcctaattatgaggccgtgttgatgattggaaagactgatctggaacacgtctgagttaggggataccagcgactgtctgaaatccaggaggcacagatctccttttggattcttattgcctcttatcctttatcaggattttatccctgatattttggatgtgactggagtagacgagtatACGTAGCAATGCTTGCCCCTTTGAACACTGTTCTAGCTGTGAGGGATGTTCCAGATGTGAGTTTCTGCACATCTGGAAAGACACCATAGGAAGTGCAGTGCTGGCTGCcctggggagaggaagaggggaggagaagagattTTTATTGTAAATGAATGCATCTcttttgaatttttgttgttgttattttactattgttagcactcttaaccgttgagccatctctccatccctttatTCTACTATTATTTTGAAAGGGGgtttcactatgtatctctggctggcctggaactctctttgtagaccaggctggcctcagattcacagggATTCAtccccttctgcctcctgagttctgggattaaaggtgtgagccactacctCCTGGCTATGGGTCATATTTTTGAGAATGCCTTTCTGTTCTGGAGCCTTCTGGGTAAGAGCCTTTGTCATTGTCtctggagaaggggaaggaaggcctAGAAGCAACTCCCTGGGGGTCAGGGTAGCCCCTCCTGTCTAAGGGTTCCTCTGGGTGTAAAAGGTCCTAGGAAGGCCCAGAATCAAATGAAGCTATTTCAGCCAAGTGCCAGGACCTTGggtgtggagaaggagaagaaggggagacaTACCTCTCTGGGGTTTTTCATGAGGAAAAAGATGCTAGAAGAACACAGATTTCTGACTGGAATGCAGTAGGCTAAGGCTGTGCCCAGGGGTTGCAAACTAACTTCAAGATTAGTTTAAGCCAGAAGTAATTGGGAGGATGAGACccttagaagagaaaaatgacactACACATGCCAAACAATTTTGGAATTCTCTAAGACCTCCCAGCTTTGAGTATCTTGGGATATCCAAGCTGGCTAGTGAATGTGCAGGCATATACTAGGCAGGGCTGGTTCTTCCCACTTCAGGAAGGACTGTGTCATCAATAGACTTGTGTTGCAGGAGCATGGCTTGGACTTCCAGAGACTTCTGGACACAAGCACCTACAAGGAAACCTATCGGAGGGGTATGATCTCCTGGGGGGAGGAGAGGCGCCAGGCTGACCCAGGCTTCTTCTGCCGGAAGATTGTGGAAGGTGTGGCCCAGCCTATCTGGGTAAGGGGGCTCTGCCTTGGCGTACAAAAGGGGTCTTCCCAGCCCTCTCCTGGGGCCATCTCTCATCCTCACTGCCATCTTCTGCCCACGTCGCTAGCATCTCACAAGTCCTCTTCTGATGTCTCTTGCCTTTGTGGGCCATTTCTGGACAGGAGCCAGGGTGACTTTATAAAAGCAAGCCACACAGCACTGGCATGACTAGAGTGCACTAGTGCTTCTCAGCGTCTCACACACAAAGTCCCAGCTCTGATGTAAAGGCTCCCTGTTCCTCTCCATCCTAACAGAGCTGTAGCCACCAGCTTCTCTTACATCAGTCATGCAGTTGTGACTTTGCTTAttatccttccttcctgcctgcctgccttccttccttcctgccagcctgccttcctgcctgcctgcctgccNNNNNNNNNNNNNNNNNNNNNNNNNNNNNNNNNNNNNNNNNNNNNNNNNNNNNNNNNNNNNNNNNNNNNNNNNNNNNNNccttcctgcctgcctgccttccttccttcctgccagcctgccttcctgcctgcctgcctgccttcctttctgccttcctgcctgcctgcctttttctttcctcttttgttttagatgttttactatgtagtcctggccagCTACTTTGTAGACTAGGATGCCCCcccactcacagagatccacctgcctctgcctcccaagtgcgacTGCCCCTTCCTGACCATTTTACCTGATTTACTCtgagagctttctttctttctctcctttttttctttctttctctccttctttgtttctttttggtttttcgagacagggtttctctgtatagccctggctgtcctggaac
This window encodes:
- the Pmvk gene encoding phosphomevalonate kinase; the protein is MAPLGASPRLVLLFSGKRKSGKDFVTERLQSRLGGNTCAVLRLSGPLKEQYAREHGLDFQRLLDTSTYKETYRRGMISWGEERRQADPGFFCRKIVEGVAQPIWLVSDTRRVSDIQWFQEAYGAVTQTVRVVASEQSRQQRGWVFTSGVDDAESECGLDNFGNFDWVIENHGDEQCLEDQLENLLEFIHTKL